A window from Photobacterium atrarenae encodes these proteins:
- a CDS encoding nuclear transport factor 2 family protein: MNSKEVVLAFWDAMNTNDFAKASEWLSPDFEGFWPQSGELIIGRDNFAALNSYYPANGVWEFEIHSVVCDGTTVVTDVSITDSVQKARAITFHTVENGLISKQKEFWPDPMEPQEWRSKWVKVVQE, encoded by the coding sequence ATGAATTCAAAGGAAGTCGTCCTAGCTTTTTGGGATGCAATGAACACTAATGATTTTGCTAAAGCTAGTGAGTGGCTTAGTCCTGATTTTGAAGGTTTCTGGCCTCAGTCTGGTGAGCTTATTATAGGCAGAGACAACTTTGCAGCTCTCAATTCCTATTATCCGGCCAACGGTGTTTGGGAATTTGAAATTCATTCGGTAGTTTGTGACGGCACAACAGTTGTTACAGATGTCTCAATTACAGATAGTGTCCAAAAAGCACGAGCTATTACGTTTCATACCGTTGAAAATGGGCTAATCAGTAAGCAAAAAGAGTTTTGGCCAGACCCAATGGAACCTCAAGAGTGGAGATCAAAGTGGGTAAAGGTTGTACAAGAATAA
- a CDS encoding VOC family protein: MTALTSGIHHVGLTVSNLEASAKFFTELLGWSEVKRNPDYPAIFVSDGKIMLTLWSSKTDAPVSFDRKTNVGLHHLALQVESEGNLNTVYEVLTKAGITVEFSPELVKEGPAKHMMCYDPSGIRVEFFWSGVSE, translated from the coding sequence ATGACGGCATTAACAAGCGGTATACACCATGTAGGGCTAACAGTCTCCAATTTAGAAGCGAGCGCGAAGTTTTTCACTGAATTACTTGGTTGGAGCGAGGTGAAAAGAAATCCTGATTACCCTGCTATTTTCGTCAGTGACGGGAAAATTATGCTTACATTATGGTCTTCTAAAACGGATGCTCCGGTGTCTTTCGATAGAAAAACCAACGTCGGCCTGCATCACTTGGCGTTGCAGGTTGAAAGCGAAGGAAATCTAAATACCGTTTATGAAGTACTAACAAAAGCGGGTATCACTGTTGAATTTTCTCCGGAGTTAGTGAAAGAAGGGCCAGCAAAGCACATGATGTGTTATGACCCGAGTGGAATTCGAGTGGAATTTTTCTGGAGTGGAGTGTCGGAATAG
- a CDS encoding nucleotidyltransferase domain-containing protein, whose amino-acid sequence MQGFGNGLDEQGFIQNVYSPEYIQPEFQSVVESVVNELRRRLPNQIDGIYLYGSVPRGNAVLGKSDLDLSLVLKRPIIESDREVFKYISLSLPQSHPEISKLDIDPGCVGEVMQPQEIYHWQFWLKHCCCFIWGNDLSQQFPRQRPSIEIANALNGDLLEFRDQIEGRMEAMHADEVSKVIGKKLLRAAYYFVAEKDGSWYTDLGQCYQVAARYYPHLSDELKMTYELASGYYSSKEDAIQLLEQLSQKLTS is encoded by the coding sequence ATGCAAGGATTCGGAAATGGACTTGATGAGCAAGGATTTATTCAAAATGTTTACTCTCCAGAGTATATCCAACCTGAGTTTCAATCGGTTGTTGAGTCTGTAGTGAATGAATTGAGGCGTCGGCTCCCGAATCAGATTGATGGAATTTATTTATACGGTAGCGTACCTAGAGGTAATGCTGTTCTTGGTAAATCCGACTTAGATTTGTCCTTGGTCCTTAAGCGTCCAATTATCGAAAGTGATCGTGAGGTTTTCAAATATATATCTCTTTCGTTACCTCAATCTCATCCAGAGATTAGTAAGTTAGATATCGACCCTGGCTGTGTTGGTGAGGTCATGCAACCTCAAGAAATATACCACTGGCAATTTTGGCTAAAACATTGCTGTTGCTTCATTTGGGGGAATGATTTATCTCAACAGTTTCCACGGCAACGGCCAAGTATTGAAATCGCTAATGCGCTTAATGGGGATCTTCTTGAATTTCGAGACCAAATAGAGGGTCGGATGGAAGCAATGCATGCAGATGAAGTCAGTAAAGTTATAGGTAAAAAACTACTAAGAGCCGCCTATTACTTCGTCGCAGAAAAAGATGGAAGTTGGTATACAGACTTAGGTCAATGTTATCAAGTCGCAGCCCGGTATTATCCACATCTGAGTGATGAACTTAAAATGACTTACGAGTTAGCTAGTGGGTATTATTCATCCAAAGAGGACGCCATTCAACTCCTAGAGCAATTGAGTCAAAAGTTAACATCATGA
- a CDS encoding HAD family hydrolase translates to MEASTIKNVVFDIGNVVVRWAPLEITRLTFGEIDSVEERAQSIFQSDIWLNLNKGFISESEAKFHYQKVLGLSELECERLFYYVKQTQLLIYGSVDLIKRVKTADYRVFALTDNVHEIVSHLKSTYTFWDLFEGATVSAEVGLLKPQPEIYQSLLTQFGLEASETVFIDDMPYNVEGAESVGIAGIQFETSAQCESALKALGLSF, encoded by the coding sequence ATGGAAGCCAGCACCATCAAGAACGTTGTTTTCGACATCGGAAATGTAGTCGTCCGGTGGGCTCCACTTGAAATTACCCGGCTGACTTTCGGAGAAATTGACTCAGTTGAAGAGCGAGCTCAATCAATCTTTCAGTCTGATATTTGGTTAAATCTCAATAAAGGCTTTATCTCTGAGAGCGAAGCAAAATTTCACTATCAGAAAGTGCTTGGCTTATCTGAGTTAGAGTGCGAGCGTCTGTTCTACTATGTGAAGCAAACACAGTTACTTATCTATGGTTCTGTTGATTTAATCAAGCGTGTAAAAACAGCAGACTATCGGGTTTTTGCGCTCACTGATAATGTGCATGAAATAGTGTCCCATTTAAAATCGACTTACACGTTTTGGGATTTGTTCGAAGGTGCAACAGTTTCTGCTGAAGTCGGGTTGTTGAAGCCTCAACCGGAAATCTATCAATCACTGCTGACCCAATTTGGCCTTGAAGCTTCTGAAACTGTGTTTATTGATGACATGCCATACAATGTCGAAGGTGCTGAATCGGTTGGTATTGCTGGAATTCAGTTTGAAACCTCTGCCCAATGTGAAAGTGCTTTGAAAGCGCTAGGTCTGTCTTTTTAA
- a CDS encoding GNAT family N-acetyltransferase, whose amino-acid sequence MEVRLGRLSDVRCITDIFNYYIEHTNARFETALLSYENRQAWFSQFAGDSKHQLFVAVENENILGFACSQPYRATSAFEDTVEVTIYLAPEVKGKGVGTLLYSKLFETLAEQGVHRALSGIALPNDASLVLHKRFGFREVGVFQEYAKKNGQYINSMWLEKAFDVEFAR is encoded by the coding sequence GTGGAAGTCAGGTTGGGAAGACTGTCGGATGTCAGGTGCATCACTGATATCTTTAATTACTACATTGAACATACCAATGCTCGTTTCGAGACGGCGCTGCTATCTTATGAGAATCGACAAGCGTGGTTTTCTCAGTTTGCTGGCGATTCCAAGCATCAACTTTTTGTAGCGGTTGAAAATGAGAATATCTTAGGCTTTGCGTGCTCACAGCCATACAGAGCAACGTCGGCATTTGAAGATACGGTTGAAGTTACAATTTATCTGGCTCCTGAAGTAAAAGGAAAAGGGGTCGGTACGCTTCTGTATTCCAAGTTGTTCGAAACACTCGCTGAACAGGGTGTTCATCGTGCTTTGTCTGGCATCGCGCTGCCAAATGATGCCTCACTAGTGCTGCACAAGCGTTTTGGTTTCAGGGAAGTGGGTGTGTTTCAAGAGTATGCGAAGAAAAATGGTCAGTACATTAATTCGATGTGGCTGGAAAAAGCGTTTGACGTTGAGTTCGCTCGATAA
- a CDS encoding nuclear transport factor 2 family protein, whose protein sequence is MDILIEQEVALHQFETRQNRDEVARLIHPSFREVGRSGTSFDFNSILEMMTEEQASSGYIHSQDFELIQLEASVYLLLYKSAWVDEAGNAGHFSKRSSIWSFTGENWQLKYHQGTPCEEFEFFP, encoded by the coding sequence ATGGATATTTTAATAGAACAGGAAGTGGCGCTGCATCAATTCGAAACTCGCCAAAATAGAGATGAAGTGGCCCGGTTGATTCACCCCAGTTTTAGGGAAGTCGGCCGATCAGGCACAAGTTTTGATTTCAATAGCATTCTTGAAATGATGACGGAAGAGCAGGCTTCTAGCGGTTATATTCATTCACAGGATTTTGAGCTCATTCAACTGGAAGCCTCAGTATATTTACTGCTTTACAAATCAGCCTGGGTGGATGAGGCTGGGAATGCAGGTCACTTTTCTAAGCGATCTTCCATTTGGTCATTTACAGGTGAAAACTGGCAGTTGAAGTACCATCAGGGGACGCCTTGCGAAGAGTTTGAATTTTTCCCTTAA
- a CDS encoding DEAD/DEAH box helicase: MSFASQNFSQDIVRALDECGYEKLTPIQQQAIPHARRGHDILANAQTGTGKTAAFSLPIIQQILDTPKQRSRFNVRALILAPTRELVAQIAKNIEDYSKYTDLKVAAIYGGTKMASQEKKLEQGLDILVATPGRLMEHMDLSNVSLANLEFLVFDEADRMLDMGFIADIRSIMSDIRSQPQTMLFSATFSSQMNKLANEILRKPKRISVSPENATAETVAHVVYPVDQERKRELLSELIGKKNWQQVLVFVNYKETANELVKELKLDGIKAVLCHGDKAQSARRRALDEFKEGKARVMVATEVAARGLDIQGLPHVVNFDMPFLAEDYVHRIGRTGRAGQQGHAVSFVSREEELTLVQVENLIKQRIRRIQLAGYEPKSRDALLEKMHTKPAFRDRRGRTNNPSEQSDAERRARLRRAVLNKSRTKVTKLKK; this comes from the coding sequence ATGTCATTTGCATCACAAAACTTTTCTCAGGACATAGTGCGCGCGCTCGATGAGTGTGGCTACGAGAAATTAACCCCTATCCAACAACAAGCGATCCCACACGCTCGTCGCGGACACGATATTCTTGCCAACGCGCAAACCGGCACCGGTAAAACGGCAGCATTCTCACTGCCGATTATCCAGCAGATCCTCGACACCCCGAAGCAGCGTAGCCGCTTTAATGTTCGCGCATTGATCCTTGCGCCGACCCGTGAGCTGGTTGCCCAAATCGCCAAGAACATTGAAGACTACAGCAAATACACCGACCTGAAGGTTGCGGCTATCTACGGCGGCACCAAAATGGCATCACAAGAGAAAAAACTGGAGCAAGGTCTGGATATCCTGGTCGCGACTCCGGGTCGACTGATGGAGCATATGGATCTGAGCAATGTCAGCCTGGCCAACCTCGAATTCCTGGTCTTTGATGAAGCCGACCGCATGCTGGATATGGGCTTTATCGCCGACATCCGGAGTATCATGAGCGATATCCGCAGCCAGCCGCAAACCATGCTGTTCTCAGCCACATTCTCAAGCCAGATGAACAAACTGGCCAATGAGATCCTGCGCAAACCAAAACGAATCTCGGTCAGCCCGGAAAACGCCACTGCTGAGACCGTGGCCCATGTTGTCTACCCGGTCGACCAGGAGCGCAAACGCGAACTGCTGTCGGAGCTGATCGGCAAGAAAAACTGGCAACAGGTGCTGGTGTTTGTGAACTACAAAGAAACCGCTAACGAACTGGTGAAAGAGCTGAAACTGGACGGTATCAAAGCCGTACTGTGCCACGGCGATAAAGCACAAAGTGCCCGTCGCCGCGCGCTGGATGAGTTCAAGGAAGGGAAAGCCCGCGTCATGGTCGCCACCGAAGTGGCTGCCCGCGGCCTGGATATTCAGGGGCTGCCGCACGTGGTGAACTTCGACATGCCGTTCCTGGCGGAAGACTATGTGCACCGGATTGGCCGCACCGGCCGTGCCGGTCAGCAAGGCCACGCTGTCTCCTTCGTCAGCCGCGAAGAAGAGCTGACGTTGGTTCAGGTAGAAAACCTAATCAAACAACGCATTCGTCGGATCCAGCTGGCAGGCTATGAGCCTAAAAGCCGTGACGCCCTGCTGGAGAAAATGCACACCAAGCCAGCTTTCCGTGACCGCCGTGGCCGGACCAACAACCCGAGCGAGCAGTCTGACGCCGAGCGCCGTGCCCGCCTTCGCCGTGCCGTGCTGAATAAAAGCCGGACGAAAGTCACCAAGCTGAAGAAGTAA
- a CDS encoding multicopper oxidase family protein: MDVSRREFLKLSTAIAGAMVLPACTLNTARQTQDGYYYELTAEPATAELVPGYQTDVLGFSGQIPAPTIRCRQGEKVTIRFTNKLNEPTTIHWHGLRIPIEMDGVPFLSQPPIMPGETFVYEFTPPDAGTFWYHPHMNSVVQLGMGLVGAIVVEEAEPVQFDAEQVMLLKHWHLDEQGRWKQLMVPRLSARMGTPGEWGTVNGKHEPTYELPQHAMTRLRLANVDNTITYPIAVEGIQAWIVAIDGNPVREPMKLEQHKIGPGMRLDLAVEAPAAGQAFQVVQMKGRFAFPMATFRSVGSDLVPGKLIPSIPLNPIPAPDLANAEVRHFVFEWEGAVTPASANGKTVPKFWLMNKRAWEGMSKANIPAPLASLEQGKTYIFDLKNVTQYHHPIHLHGHTFTVLEMDGKPVEPFHTDTVLLGKNGHAKAAFVADNPGRWMYHCHVIEHMKTGLMGYIEVA; the protein is encoded by the coding sequence ATGGATGTAAGTCGTCGCGAGTTTTTAAAGTTATCAACCGCCATTGCCGGTGCTATGGTGTTGCCGGCCTGTACGTTGAATACGGCCCGCCAGACACAAGACGGGTATTATTATGAACTGACTGCGGAGCCGGCGACGGCGGAGCTGGTACCCGGGTATCAGACTGACGTGCTGGGTTTCAGCGGACAGATCCCGGCCCCGACCATTCGGTGTCGTCAGGGTGAAAAGGTTACCATCCGGTTCACCAATAAGCTGAATGAACCGACGACGATCCACTGGCATGGGCTGCGGATCCCGATTGAAATGGATGGCGTGCCGTTTCTCAGCCAGCCGCCGATCATGCCTGGCGAAACCTTTGTTTATGAATTCACCCCACCGGATGCCGGAACCTTCTGGTATCACCCGCATATGAACAGTGTGGTTCAACTGGGAATGGGGCTGGTCGGGGCGATTGTGGTCGAAGAAGCCGAGCCGGTTCAGTTTGATGCTGAGCAAGTGATGCTGCTCAAGCATTGGCATCTGGACGAACAAGGTCGCTGGAAACAGCTGATGGTGCCAAGGCTTAGCGCCCGCATGGGGACGCCGGGCGAATGGGGAACCGTGAATGGCAAGCATGAGCCGACCTACGAGTTGCCGCAACATGCCATGACCCGCCTGCGTCTGGCAAATGTCGACAACACCATTACCTATCCGATTGCGGTTGAAGGCATCCAGGCCTGGATTGTCGCGATTGACGGTAATCCCGTCCGGGAGCCGATGAAGCTGGAACAGCATAAAATCGGGCCGGGAATGCGCCTTGATCTGGCGGTTGAAGCGCCGGCAGCCGGTCAGGCGTTCCAGGTGGTTCAGATGAAAGGGCGGTTTGCATTTCCGATGGCGACCTTCCGCTCGGTCGGCTCAGATCTGGTTCCGGGTAAGCTGATTCCATCCATACCTTTGAACCCGATCCCAGCTCCGGATCTGGCCAATGCTGAAGTACGTCACTTTGTGTTCGAATGGGAAGGGGCGGTGACGCCCGCTAGTGCGAATGGCAAGACGGTGCCGAAGTTCTGGCTGATGAACAAGCGTGCCTGGGAAGGGATGAGCAAAGCAAATATTCCGGCGCCGCTGGCTTCGCTGGAGCAGGGCAAAACCTATATCTTTGATCTGAAAAACGTGACCCAATATCATCACCCGATCCACTTGCATGGCCATACGTTTACCGTGCTGGAAATGGATGGCAAGCCAGTGGAGCCGTTCCATACTGATACGGTGTTACTGGGGAAAAACGGCCATGCCAAGGCTGCGTTTGTTGCCGATAACCCGGGGCGCTGGATGTATCATTGTCATGTGATTGAACATATGAAAACCGGCTTGATGGGCTATATTGAAGTCGCTTAA
- a CDS encoding YibL family ribosome-associated protein has translation MNLKQELQRMNNRLDKLRRKRAGAKERGDEAIAAQASEEIETLTKKLTKVKNQQQRQLAQKGTDVKSLPFKRALTKAEQADMGKLKKSVKGLVVVHPMTALGREMGITEVTGFAPKAF, from the coding sequence ATGAATTTAAAGCAAGAGCTTCAGCGAATGAATAACCGTTTGGATAAGTTACGCCGTAAACGGGCTGGAGCGAAAGAGCGGGGCGATGAGGCGATTGCCGCGCAGGCGAGTGAAGAAATTGAAACGCTGACAAAAAAACTCACCAAGGTGAAGAATCAGCAACAGCGTCAACTCGCCCAAAAAGGGACCGATGTGAAATCGCTGCCGTTCAAGCGAGCACTGACCAAAGCCGAGCAGGCTGATATGGGTAAACTGAAAAAATCTGTCAAAGGTCTAGTGGTGGTTCACCCGATGACGGCACTTGGCCGTGAAATGGGTATCACGGAAGTGACAGGTTTTGCGCCGAAGGCGTTTTAA
- a CDS encoding nucleoside triphosphate pyrophosphohydrolase family protein yields MKLAVLDQALFDHLYQDIHEFRTTFDLDIENPSSLDDQADTLHTSLAVEEMTELAEADSLVEQADAIVDSVYVLMGRLVHLGDKRVEDNMGISYLIDLLLQIAQRLNFDFVACWDEVHSSNMSKVCRNEQEFADTEAHYAKQDVALHAVKKGEYIIAKCAKDVNLDGKVIRQGKVLKSVYYRPANLVQLVTQ; encoded by the coding sequence ATGAAGCTGGCTGTTCTGGATCAAGCGCTGTTTGATCACCTTTACCAAGATATCCATGAATTCCGGACAACCTTTGATCTGGATATCGAAAATCCGTCCAGCCTGGATGATCAGGCCGATACGCTGCATACTTCTCTGGCTGTTGAAGAGATGACGGAGCTGGCTGAAGCGGATTCCTTGGTTGAGCAGGCTGATGCCATCGTCGATTCGGTTTATGTCCTGATGGGCCGTTTGGTGCATCTGGGTGATAAGCGTGTTGAAGACAATATGGGGATCAGCTACTTGATTGATCTGCTGCTGCAAATTGCACAGCGCCTGAATTTTGATTTCGTGGCCTGCTGGGATGAAGTGCACTCAAGCAACATGAGCAAAGTCTGCCGCAATGAGCAGGAATTTGCAGATACAGAAGCGCACTATGCCAAGCAAGATGTTGCGCTGCATGCGGTGAAAAAGGGCGAATACATTATTGCCAAGTGTGCGAAAGACGTGAATTTGGACGGTAAGGTCATTCGTCAGGGCAAAGTCCTGAAGTCAGTGTATTACCGTCCGGCGAACCTGGTGCAGCTGGTCACGCAGTAA
- a CDS encoding MATE family efflux transporter codes for MGASISNSNHSSKAFPGLGRQLFNMTWPMLFGVLSLMSFQLVDSAFIGQLGVLPLAAQGFTLPMQMVIIGLQVGLGIATTSLISRVLGAQEIIRAKQLGGLVVLVGAVSVFLICVLIWLLRGPILSLLSAPADVYPVVEQYWPIWLMSAWTGAMLYFAYSLCRANGNTMLPGIMMMVTSILNMVLDPLFIFYWDMGLVGAAWATIAAFGAGLLVVFPLVLKRHWMSFHWQELDVGASVKELVHIMAPAMMSQLLPPLSSMLATKLVAGFGAATVAAWALGSRLEFFSIVVVLALTMSMPPMVGRMLGAKEIGKIKALVGLAVKFVLIWQLVIAVILLATSPLLTDLLSSEASVSEILAIHLTWVPISLGPLGVCMLMVSICNALVLPMRALVISGLRLFVCFLPLLWIGAQWAGIQGLFLGAMLGNIAAGLTAWVLYHQGIRKASAKYCAQEPI; via the coding sequence ATGGGCGCTTCTATCTCTAACTCTAATCATTCTTCTAAAGCATTCCCGGGCCTAGGCCGTCAGTTGTTCAACATGACCTGGCCGATGCTGTTCGGGGTTCTCTCCTTAATGAGTTTTCAACTGGTCGACAGTGCCTTTATCGGGCAACTCGGTGTTTTGCCGCTGGCGGCGCAGGGCTTCACCCTGCCAATGCAGATGGTCATCATTGGGTTACAGGTCGGCTTAGGGATCGCAACGACGTCCTTGATCTCTCGTGTACTCGGGGCTCAGGAGATCATCCGGGCCAAGCAATTAGGCGGGTTGGTTGTGCTGGTCGGGGCGGTAAGTGTGTTCCTGATTTGTGTGCTGATCTGGCTGCTGCGCGGCCCGATCCTGTCGTTGTTGAGTGCGCCGGCGGATGTGTACCCGGTGGTTGAGCAGTACTGGCCGATCTGGCTGATGAGTGCCTGGACCGGGGCCATGCTTTACTTCGCTTACAGCTTATGTCGGGCGAATGGCAATACCATGTTGCCGGGGATCATGATGATGGTCACCAGCATATTGAACATGGTGCTCGATCCACTCTTCATCTTTTACTGGGATATGGGCCTGGTCGGGGCGGCCTGGGCAACCATTGCTGCGTTTGGGGCCGGCCTGCTGGTGGTTTTCCCGTTGGTACTGAAACGCCACTGGATGAGCTTTCACTGGCAGGAACTGGATGTGGGTGCTTCGGTCAAAGAGCTGGTTCACATTATGGCGCCGGCGATGATGAGCCAGTTGTTGCCACCGCTGTCATCGATGCTGGCAACCAAGCTGGTGGCCGGGTTTGGCGCGGCGACCGTTGCGGCCTGGGCATTGGGCTCGCGATTGGAGTTTTTCTCGATTGTGGTGGTGCTTGCCCTGACCATGTCGATGCCGCCGATGGTTGGCCGCATGCTGGGCGCGAAAGAAATCGGTAAGATCAAAGCGCTGGTCGGCCTGGCGGTTAAGTTTGTCCTGATCTGGCAATTGGTGATTGCGGTGATTTTATTGGCAACATCGCCGCTCCTGACCGATTTGTTGTCCAGCGAAGCATCTGTCAGTGAGATCCTGGCGATCCATCTGACCTGGGTGCCGATCAGCCTTGGTCCGCTTGGGGTCTGCATGTTGATGGTGTCGATTTGTAATGCGCTGGTGCTGCCGATGCGCGCTTTGGTGATCTCCGGCTTGCGTCTGTTTGTCTGTTTTTTGCCGTTGTTGTGGATCGGAGCCCAGTGGGCCGGGATCCAGGGGCTGTTTCTCGGTGCGATGCTGGGGAATATCGCAGCCGGTTTGACCGCCTGGGTGCTCTATCATCAGGGGATCCGCAAAGCGAGTGCCAAATATTGCGCCCAGGAGCCGATTTAG
- a CDS encoding alpha/beta fold hydrolase: protein MGTFTIDNQTMHFVDRGEGPVLVFGHSYLWDSAMWAPQVEALSQHYRCIVPDFWAHGLSDAPPAKTRSLRDYADDILALMDHLQIETFSVIGLSVGGMWGAELVLKAPARVQSLVLMDTFIGYEPEVARDKYFGMLDSITELQFVPEPLLDVIPPMFFSRNVKETNPELFAQFRQRLTELKGQKAVDMAAMGRMVFGRRDTFDDVEQLTLPTLVMVGAEDGPRPPLESQLMHDAIDGSQYTVIPAAGHISNLEQPDLVTARLTAFLAEALS, encoded by the coding sequence ATGGGCACATTTACCATCGACAATCAAACCATGCATTTTGTGGACAGGGGCGAAGGACCGGTATTGGTTTTTGGTCACAGCTACTTGTGGGACAGCGCCATGTGGGCACCGCAAGTGGAAGCACTGAGCCAGCACTACCGCTGTATTGTGCCGGACTTCTGGGCGCACGGTCTGTCTGACGCCCCCCCGGCAAAAACCCGTAGCCTGCGTGACTATGCCGACGACATTCTGGCGCTGATGGATCACCTGCAGATCGAGACATTCTCTGTGATTGGCCTGTCGGTTGGCGGGATGTGGGGCGCGGAGCTGGTGCTCAAGGCGCCGGCGCGTGTTCAGTCGCTGGTGCTGATGGATACTTTTATCGGCTATGAGCCTGAAGTGGCTCGGGATAAATATTTCGGTATGCTCGATAGCATCACCGAGCTTCAATTTGTGCCTGAGCCGCTGCTGGATGTGATCCCGCCGATGTTCTTCTCACGCAACGTTAAGGAAACCAATCCTGAACTGTTCGCGCAGTTCCGCCAGCGACTGACCGAGCTGAAAGGGCAGAAAGCGGTGGACATGGCTGCGATGGGCCGGATGGTCTTTGGCCGTCGTGACACATTCGATGATGTGGAACAACTAACCTTGCCGACCTTGGTGATGGTTGGGGCGGAAGATGGGCCGCGTCCGCCGCTGGAGTCCCAGCTGATGCATGATGCGATTGACGGCAGCCAGTATACGGTGATCCCGGCTGCGGGCCATATCAGTAACCTGGAGCAGCCGGACCTGGTGACTGCCCGGTTAACGGCATTCCTGGCCGAAGCGCTCAGCTGA
- a CDS encoding alpha/beta fold hydrolase has protein sequence MSDTLLFHKTYHHPSSKDWVVFVHGAGGSSSIWFKQIKAYKQHFNLLLLDLRGHGKSNTMFQDMMKNPYTFKTVTQDILQVLNHHKIQSAHFVGISLGTIIIRTLAELAPERVKSMVLGGAVTRLNTRSQLLVQAGNLCKHIIPYMWLYQLFAYVVMPQRTQKESRLLFVREARKLCQKEFKRWFKLAADVNPLMKYFKEKELAIPTLYLMGGNDYMFIKPVKEMVTQHKHSRLTELENCGHVCNVEQPDEFNQHSIAFIQQNQAPQAMAG, from the coding sequence ATGTCAGATACCCTGTTGTTTCACAAAACATACCACCACCCGTCCAGCAAAGATTGGGTTGTCTTTGTTCATGGCGCCGGCGGTAGCTCTTCTATCTGGTTCAAGCAGATTAAAGCCTACAAACAACATTTCAATTTACTGCTGTTGGACTTACGCGGACACGGCAAATCCAACACCATGTTCCAGGACATGATGAAGAACCCGTACACGTTTAAAACGGTCACTCAGGATATCCTCCAGGTTCTCAATCATCATAAGATCCAGTCGGCGCATTTTGTCGGCATTTCCCTCGGCACCATCATCATCCGTACCCTGGCAGAACTTGCGCCGGAGCGGGTGAAAAGTATGGTACTGGGCGGCGCCGTTACCCGACTGAACACCCGCTCGCAGCTGCTGGTTCAGGCCGGAAACTTATGCAAGCACATCATTCCGTATATGTGGCTGTATCAGCTGTTTGCCTATGTGGTGATGCCGCAGCGTACCCAGAAAGAATCGCGCCTGTTGTTTGTGCGAGAAGCGCGGAAATTGTGCCAGAAAGAGTTCAAACGCTGGTTCAAACTGGCGGCGGACGTCAACCCGCTGATGAAGTACTTCAAGGAAAAAGAGTTGGCGATCCCAACCCTGTATCTGATGGGCGGCAATGATTATATGTTCATTAAACCGGTGAAAGAAATGGTCACACAGCACAAGCACAGTCGCCTGACTGAATTAGAAAATTGTGGCCATGTTTGCAATGTCGAACAACCGGATGAATTTAACCAGCATTCGATCGCTTTTATTCAGCAGAATCAGGCACCTCAGGCCATGGCCGGCTGA
- a CDS encoding YgiW/YdeI family stress tolerance OB fold protein — protein MKKTIIALTAAAIMTPALVLADQAKQTPLSYHGPVETVTVTELLQDTGMLTERDAVVEGQLVKQINADTFIFSDATGEIQVEVDDDVQLPQAINASTRLRLYGEYEGGRTPEIEVDRIQVL, from the coding sequence ATGAAAAAGACCATTATCGCCCTGACCGCCGCCGCCATCATGACCCCAGCTTTGGTGCTGGCAGATCAGGCAAAACAAACACCGCTGTCCTATCACGGCCCGGTTGAAACCGTTACTGTGACTGAGCTATTGCAAGATACCGGGATGCTGACCGAGCGGGATGCCGTGGTTGAAGGCCAGTTGGTAAAGCAAATCAATGCCGACACCTTTATCTTCAGCGACGCCACCGGTGAAATTCAGGTGGAAGTGGATGACGACGTTCAATTGCCACAAGCCATCAATGCCTCTACCCGACTCCGCCTGTACGGTGAATACGAAGGCGGCCGGACGCCGGAAATTGAGGTCGATCGCATTCAGGTTTTATAA